GAGGTGAAGTGAGCTGTGACAGAGTTATTTGCACTTGCTTGGCGTACACTTTTTTTCTACTTTTTTCTTTTAGCTGCTCTTCGAGTGATGGGAAAACGTGAAGTCGGTGAACTTACGATCCTCGATTTTATTGTCTCGATTATGATCGCTGAATTTGCGGCGATGGCTGTCCAGGAGCAATCGCTTATCCAAGGGATGGTTCCGATTCTCATATTGACATGTGTTCAGATCGGTCTGGCGTACGTGTCGCTGAAAAGCAATCGTCTTCGTGATTTATTTGATGGAAAGCCGACAATGATCATTAAAAATGGAAAAATCGATGAAGAGACCATGCGTACGCAACGATATAACTTTGACGATTTA
The Salicibibacter kimchii DNA segment above includes these coding regions:
- a CDS encoding DUF421 domain-containing protein codes for the protein MTELFALAWRTLFFYFFLLAALRVMGKREVGELTILDFIVSIMIAEFAAMAVQEQSLIQGMVPILILTCVQIGLAYVSLKSNRLRDLFDGKPTMIIKNGKIDEETMRTQRYNFDDLLQHLRKQGISNFTDVEYAVLEPSGDLSVIKKENDPGEVVYPLPMIIDGDIQHDHLQHIGWNADWLMTKLQERGYTNVKKIALCASKKNGTLLIDEKDER